CCCACTTGCTACAGCGCGCAGATCCACAAGGAGCCATTCAAGGCTCAGGCGCCCAGCCCGCCCGGGCGTCCGCGAAGGCGTGGCGCGTCCTTGCGGTCAGCACCGTCGCCTTCACCGCCTGCTTCATGGTGTGGATGATGTTCGGCGTCATCGGCATCCCGATCCGCAAGGCCCTCAACCTCAACGCGACCGAGTTCGGCCTGCTCACGGCGATGCCGGTGCTCAGCGGCTCGCTGGTGCGCGTGCCGCTGGGCATCTGGACCGACCGCTTCGGCGGCCGCGTCGTGATGGCCTGGGTCATGGGCCTCACCATTCCGGCCATCTGGCTGCTGTCGTACGCCACGCAGTACTGGCAGTTCCTCGCGCTCGGCCTGTTCATCGGCCTGGCGGGCGGCTCGTTCTCGGTCGGCACGCCCTACGTGGCGCGCTGGTTCCCGCGCGACCGGCAGGGCTTCGCGATGGGCATCTACGGCGCGGGCAACTCGGGCGCGGCGGTGAACAAGTTCGTCGCGCCGGTGCTCGTGGTCGCATTCGGCTGGACCATGGTGCCGCAGGCCTATGCCGCCATCATGCTCGGCGCCCTGCTGCTCTTCTGGTTCATGAGCGCGAGCGATCCCTCGCACCGCAGCGGCGGCACCGCCTCCTTCTCCGAGCAGCTCAAGGCCCTGGGCGACCGCCGCGTGCTGCGCTACTGCCAGTACTACAGCATCGTCTTCGGCGGCTACGTGGCGCTGTCGCTGTGGATGGTGCAGTTCTACGTCGGCGAGTACGGCCTCGACATCCGGGTTGCCGCGCTGCTGGCGGCCTGCTTCTCGCTGCCCGGCGGCGTGCTGCGCGCCGTCGGCGGCTGGCTGTCGGACCGCTACGGCGCGCACAGCGTCACCTGGTGGGTGCTCTGGGTCTGCTGGATCTGCCTGTTCCTGCTGAGCTATCCGCAGACGGATCTCACCGTGGCCACCGTCGACGGCCCGCGCACCTTCCACATCGGCCTGAACGTCTACGCCTTCACCGCCCTGATGTTCGTGCTCGGCATCGCCATGGCCTTCGGCAAGGCGAGCGTCTTCAAGTACATCAGCGACGACTACCCGAAGAACATCGGCGCGATCAGCGGCGTGGTCGGCCTGGCCGGCGGCCTGGGCGGCTTCGTGCTGCCGATCCTGTTCGGCGCGCTGATGGACCTCACCGGCATCCGCTCGAGCGCCTTCATGCTGCTCTACGGCGTCGTGTGGGTCTCGCTGATCTGGATGTACTTCACCGAAGTGCGCCAGACCGCGGTGATGGGCCAGCAGGCGCCCGCCGCACCATCGTTCGCCCGCTGAGCCGGGCCACCAGGAACACACCATGAACTCGACCACCACCCTTCCCGCGCGGGCTGCGCGGCGCGGCCGCGTCCTGTCGGTCTGGACGCCGGAGGACAAGGAATTCTGGGAGCGCGAGGGTCAGGCCATCGCGAAGCTGAACCTCTGGATCAGCGTGCCCGCCCTCTTCCTCGCCTTCGCCATCTGGCAGGTTTGGAGCGTCGTCGCCGTCGGCCTGCCGGCGCTGGGCTTCAAGTACTCGACCAACCAGCTGTTCTGGCTCGCGGCCGCACCGGCGCTCTCGGGCGCCACGCTGCGCATCTTCTATTCCTTCATCGTGCCGATCCTCGGCGGGCGCCGCTGGACCGCGATCTCCACCGCCACGCTGCTGATCCCGGCCGTCGGCATCGGCTACGCGGTGCAGGACAACACCACGCCCTACGCCACCATGCTGGTGCTGGCGCTGCTGTGCGGCCTGGGCGGCGGCAACTTCAGTTCGAGCATGTCGAACATCAGCTTCTTCTTCCCGAAGGAGCGCAAGGGTTCGGCCCTCGGCGTCAACGCCGGGCTCGGCAACCTCGGCGTCTCGGTGGTGCAGTTCCTGAGCCCGCTGGTCGTCACCGCCGGCGTGTTCGGCGTCTTCGGCGGCGATCCGCAGACCGTCGTCAAGGCCGGCCAGTCCGCGCAGGTGTGGACCCAGAACGCCGCCTTCATCTGGGTGCCGTGGATCGCGCTGACCTCGCTCGTGGCCTGGTTCGGCATGAACGACATCGCCGACGCGCGCGCCTCGTTCGCCACGCAGGCCACCATCTTCCGGCGCAAGCACAACTGGCTGATGTGCGTGCTCTACCTCGGCACCTTCGGCTCCTTCATCGGCTATGCGGCCGGCTTCCCGCTGCTCATCAAGAGCCAGTTCCCAGGCGTCAACCCGCTGTCCTACGCCTGGCTCGGGCCGCTGGTCGGCGCGGCAGTGCGGCCCTTCGGCGGCTGGCTCGCCGACAAGCTCGGCGGCGCGCGCGTCACCTTCTGGAACTTCGTGGTGATGGCGCTCGCGGTGCTCGGCGTCCTCTACTTCCTGCCGCACGGCGGGGCCGGCGGCAGCTTCACCGGCTTCTTCCTGATGTTCCTGGTGCTGTTCCTGACCACCGGCATCGGCAACGGCTCGACCTTCCGGATGATCCCGGTGATCTTCCTGAACCAGGCGATGCGCGGCGTCGACACGAAGGACGCCGAAGCCGTGGCCCGCGCCACGAAGGAAGGCAACACCGAAGGTGCCGCCACGCTGGGCTTCACCGCCGCGATGGCCGCCTACGGCGGATTCTTCATCCCGAAGAGCTACGGCACCTCGATCAGCCTCACGGGCAGCCCGGATGCCGCGCTCTACACCTTCGTCGCCTTCTACCTCGTCTGCATCGCGATCACCTGGTGGAACTACAGCCGGCGCAACGCACCGATGCCCTGCTGACCAGCCCCCAAGCCCCCAACGAACCAAGACCCACCATGAGCCACTTCCTCGACCGCCTCACCTACTTCGCGCAGGTACGCGAATCCTTCGCCGACGGGCACGGACAAGTCACCGGCGAAGACCGCACCTGGGAGGACGCCTACCGCACGCGCTGGGCGCACGACAAGATCGTGCGCAGCACGCACGGCGTCAACTGCACCGGATCCTGCTCGTGGAAGATCTACGTCAAGGGCGGCATCGTCACCTGGGAGACGCAGCAGACCGACTATCCGCGCACCCGCTGGGACATGCCGAACCACGAGCCGCGCGGCTGCGCGCGCGGCGCCAGCTACAGCTGGTACCTGTACAGCGCCAACCGCGTGAAGTACCCGATGGTGCGCGGCCAGCTGCTCAAGGCCTGGCGCGCCGCGCGCCGCGACCGCCCGCCGGTCGAGGCCTGGGCCTCGATCGTCGACGACGAGGCGGTGCGCCGCAGCTACCAGAGCGCGCGCGGCCTGGGCGGCTTCGCGCGTGCGAGCTGGGACGAGGTCAACGAGATCGTCGCGGCGAGCAACATCCACACCATCCGCAAGCACGGGCCCGACCGCATCATCGGCTTCTCGCCCATCCCGGCGATGTCGATGGTGAGCTATGCCGCCGGCAGCCGCTACCTGAGCCTGATCGGCGGGGTGTGCATGAGCTTCTACGACTGGTACTGCGACCTGCCGCCGTCGAGCCCGCAGGTGTGGGGCGAGCAGACCGACGTGCCGGAGTCGGCCGACTGGTACAACAGCAGCTACATCATCGCCTGGGGCTCCAACGTGCCCCAGACGCGCACGCCCGATGCGCACTTCTTCACCGAGGTTCGCTACAAGGGCACCAAGACCGTCGCGATCACCCCCGACTACTCGGAGGTCGCCAAGCTCTCGGACCTCTGGATGCATCCGAAGCAGGGCACCGACGCCGCGGTCGCGATGGCCATGGGCCACGTGATCCTCAAGGAGTTCTATTTCGAGCGGCGCAGCGCCTACTTCGATGACTACGCGCGCCGCTACACTGACCTGCCGATGCTGGTGCTGCTGAAGGCGCACGCGCTGCCCTCGGGCGAGCGGGTCATGGTGCCGGACCGCTACGTGCGCGCGAGCGACTTCGGCGACCAGCTCGGCCAGGCGAACAACCCCGAGTGGAAGACGGTCGCGCTCGCCGAGGACGGCCGCGTGGTGGTGCCGCAGGGCGCGATCGGCTTCCGCTGGGGACCGGACGGCCGCGCCGACAAGGGGCAGTGGAACCTCGAACCGAAGGAAGCCCGCGAGGGCGGCGACGTGAAGCTGCAGCTGTCGATGCTCGAAGCCGGCACGGACGCCTGTGCGACGGCGCAGGTCGGCTTCCCGTACTTCGGCGGCATCCAGAGCGAGCACTTCCCCGCCAACGTGCAGCAGGACGTGCTGGTGCGCACGGTGCCGGTGCGGGAGATCGCGCTCGGCAGCGCGGGCGAGCGCGCGCTGGTGGCGACCGTCTTCGACCTGCAGGCGGCCAACTACGGCGTGGCGCGCGGCCTGCCCGGCGAGAAGGCGGCCGCCGACTACGACGACGACACCCCCTACACGCCCGCCTGGCAGGAGAAGATCACCGGCGTGCCGCGCGACCAGGTCATCACGGTGGCGCGCGAGTTCGCCGACAACGCCGACAAGACGGGCGGCAAGTCGATGGTGATCATCGGCGCGGCGATGAACCACTGGTACCACAGCGACATGAACTACCGCGGCGTCATCAACATGCTGATGATGTGCGGCTGCATCGGCCAGAGCGGCGGCGGCTGGGCGCACTACGTGGGCCAGGAGAAGCTGCGCCCGCAGACCGGCTGGACCGCGCTGGCCTTCGCGCTGGACTGGATCCGCCCGCCGCGGCAGATGAATTCCACCAGCTTCTTCTACGCCCACACCGACCAGTGGCGCTACGAGAAGCTGGGCCTGGAGGAGGTGCTCTCGCCGTTGGCCGACAAGGCGGCCTACGCCGGCACCATGATCGACTACAACGTGCGCGCCGAGCGCATGGGCTGGCTGCCCTCCGCGCCCCAGCTGCAGACCCACCCGCAGCAGGTCGCGCGCGACGCCGCGGCCGCGGGCATGGAGGGCGCCGCCTACACCGCGCGCGCGCTCGCCGACGGGTCGCTCCGCATGAGCTGCGAGGACCCGGACCATCCCGCCAACTGGCCGCGCAACATGTTCGTCTGGCGCTCCAACATCCTGGGCTCCTCGGGCAAGGGCCACGAATACTTCCTCAAGCACCTGCTGGGCACCACCCACGGCGTGCAGGGCAAGGACCTCGGCCCCGACGACGCCAAGCCGACCGAGGTGGTCTGGCACGACAAGGCGCCCGAGGGCAAGCTCGACCTGCTGGTGACGCTGGACTTCCGCATGAGCACCACCTGCCTGTACTCGGACATCGTGCTGCCGACCGCGACCTGGTACGAGAAGAACGACCTCAACACCAGCGACATGCATCCGTTCATCCATCCGCTGTCCACCGCGGTGGACCCGGCCTGGCAGGCGCGCAGCGACTGGGAGATCTACAAGGGCTTCGCGCGCACCTTCAGCGCGCTGTGCCCCGGCCACCTGGGCGTGGAGAAGGAAGTGGTGCTCACGCCGCTGATGCACGACTCGCCCGCCGAGCTCGCGCAGCCCTTCGGCGTGGCCGACTGGAAGCGCGGCGAGTGCGCGCTGATCCCCGGCAAGACGGCGCCGCAGATCACGGTCGTCGAGCGCGACTATCCGAACGTCTACAAGCGCTTCACCGCCCTCGGCCCGCTGATGGACAAGATCGGCAACGGCGGCAAGGGCATCGCATGGAAGACCGGCACCGAGGTGGGCGAGCTCGGCCAGCTCAACGGCCGCGTGGCCGAGCCCGGCGCGACCCAGGGCCTGCCGAACATCGACACCGACATCGACGCCTGCGAGGTCATCCTGCAGCTCGCGCCCGAGACCAACGGCCATGTGGCCGTGAAGGCCTGGGAGGCGCTCGGCGCGCAGACCGGGCGCGACCACACCCACCTCGCGGTGTACCGCGAGGACGAGAAGATCCGCTTCCGCGACGTGCAGGCCCAGCCGCGCAAGATCATCTCCTCGCCCACCTGGAGCGGCATCGAGAGCGAGAAGGTCTCCTACAACGCCGGCTACACCAACGTGCACGAGCTGATCCCCTGGCGCACGCTCACGGGCCGCCAGCAGTTCTACCTCGACCATCCGTGGATGACGGCCTTCGGCGAGGGCTTCGTGGCCTATCGCCCGCCGGTCGACCTCAAGACCACGCACGAGCTGCACAACATCCGCGGCAACGGCCATCCGGAGATCCAGCTCAACTTCATCACGCCGCACCAGAAGTGGGGCATCCACTCGACCTACAGCGACAACCTGCTGATGCTCACGCTCAACCGCGGCGGCCCGGTGGTCTGGCTGTCGGAGGACGACGCGAAGCGCGCCGGCATCGTCGACAACGACTGGGTCGAGCTCTTCAACGTCAACGGCGCGATCGCGGCGCGCGCGGTGGTGAGCCAGCGCGTCAATCCCGGCATGGTGCTGATGTACCACGCGCAGGAGAAGATCATCAACACGCCCGGCTCGGAGATCACCGGCACGCGCGGCGGCATCCACAACTCGGTCACGCGCATCGTGCTGAAGCCCACGCACATGATCGGCGGCTACGCCCAGTTCAGCTACGGCTTCAACTACTACGGAACCATCGGCACCAACCGCGACGAGTTCGTGGTGGTGCGCAAGATGAACCGCGTCGACTGGCTCGACGCACCGGCCGACTCGGCGACAGCAGCCGCGGCCTGAAGCGAGGAGAACCCCACCATGAAAATTCGCGCACAGATCGGCATGGTCCTGAACCTGGACAAGTGCATCGGCTGCCACACCTGTTCCGTCACCTGCAAGAACGTCTGGACCAGCCGGCCCGGCGTCGAGTACGCCTGGTTCAACAACGTCGAGACCAAGCCCGGCATCGGCTATCCCAAGGACTGGGAGAACCAGGGCAAGTGGCAGGGCGGATGGGTGCGCAAGCCCGACGGTTCGATCGAGCCGCGCCAGGGCGGCAAGTGGCGCCTGCTGATGCGCATCTTCGCCAACCCGAACCTGCCGCAGATCGACGACTACTACGAGCCCTTCACCTTCGACTACGACCACCTGCAGTCGGCGCCCTCGGTGAAGGCGCCGCCCACCGCACGCCCGCGCAGCCTGATCACCGGCCAGCGCATGGAGAAGATCGAGTGGGGCCCGAACTGGGAGGAGATCCTCGGCGGCGAGTTCGCCAAGCGCAGCAAGGACGCCAACCTCGAAGGCTTCGACCGCGTGCAGAAGGAGATGGTCGGCCAGTTCGAGAACACCTTCATGATGTACCTGCCGCGCCTGTGCGAGCACTGCCTGAACCCGGCCTGCGTCGCTTCCTGCCCCTCGGGCTCGATCTACAAGCGCGAGGAGGACGGCATCGTGCTGATCGACCAGGACAAGTGCCGCGGCTGGCGCATGTGCGTCTCGGGCTGCCCGTACAAGAAGATCTACTACAACTGGCAGAGCGGCAAGGCCGAGAAGTGCATCTTCTGCTATCCGCGCATCGAGGCCGGCCAGCCCACGGTCTGCTCCGAGACCTGCGTCGGTCGCATCCGCTACCTCGGCGTGGTGCTCTACGACGCCGACCGGATCCAGGAGGCCGCCAGCGTGCCCGACGAGAAGGACCTCTACGAGGCCCAGCTCGGCATCTTCCTCGATCCGCACGATCCCGAGGTGATCGCGCAGGCGCGGCGCGACGGCATCCCCGAAGCCTGGCTCGAGGGCGCGCGCAACAGCCCGGTCTACAAGATGGCGATGGACTGGAAGGTCGCGCTGCCGCTGCACCCGGAGTACCGCACGCTGCCGATGGTCTGGTACGTGCCGCCGCTGTCGCCGATCACCGCCGCGGCCAATGCCGGGCATGTGGGCGCCCACGGCGCGATCCCCGACGTGCGGCAGATGCGCATTCCGGTGCAGTACCTCGCCAACCTGCTGACCGCCGGCGCCACCGCGCCCGTGGTGCGCGCGCTGGAGCGCATGCTCGCGATGCGCAGCTACCAGCGCGGCAAGCATGTCGACCACATCGAGGACCCGGCGATCCTCGCCCAGGTCGGCCTGAGCGCCGCGCAGGTCGAGGAGATGTACCAGGTGATGGCCATCGCCAACTACGAGGACCGCTTCGTGATCCCTTCGAGCCACCGCGAGTACGCGGAGAACACCTTCGACATGAAGGGCGGCTGCGGCTTCTCCTTCGGCAACGGCTGCTCGGACGGCAGCTCGGAGACGAGCCTGTTCGGCGGAAGCAAGCGCCGCACCATTCCCATCCACGCCGACGTCTGAGACGGACACCGCCATGAAAACCCAACGTCACACCCTGCGCGCCCTGGCGCTGCTGCTGAGCTATCCCGACGCGCGCGTGCGCGACCTGCTGCCCCTCGTGGCCGACGCCATCGATGCCGAAGGCGCGCTGCCCGCGCCGCGGCGGCAGGAACTGCGCAAGCTCGCGCATGCGATCGTGCGCATGGACCCGGTCGATGCGGAGACGCAGTTCGTCGAACTCTTCGACCGCGGCCGCAGCACCTCGCTGCACCTCTTCGAGCATGTGCACGGCGACTCGCGCGAGCGCGGCCCGGCCATGATCGACCTGGTCAAGACCTACGAGACGGCCGGCCTGCTCATCGCACCGCACGAGGTGCCGGACCACCTGTGCGTGGTGCTGGAGTTCGCCTCCACGCAGCCGGCGCCGGTGGCGCGCGAGTTCCTCGGCGAGATGGCCCACATCCTGACCGCCGTCTTCAGCGCGCTGCGCCAGCGCGACAGCGCCTATGCGAGCGTGGTCGCCGCGATCCTCGAGCTGGCCGGCCATCGTGCCGAGGCCGTGCCGGTCGCCGACGAGCAGCCGCTCGACGAGGCCTGGGCCGAGCCCATGGCCTTCGACGGCTGCAGCACCCAAGGCCAGGCCCGTCCCGGCCAGCCGCAACCCCTCCACTTCGTCCGCAAGGCGCCCGCCGGCGCCGTGGGAGCCAGGGCATGAACGCACTCGACAACTTCCTCTTCGGCCTCTATCCGTACATCTGCCTGAGCGTGTTCCTGCTCGGCAGCCTGATCCGCTTCGACCGCGACCAGTACACCTGGAAGAGCGACTCCTCGCAGCTGCTGCGCGCCGGCCAGCTGCGCTGGGGCAGCAACCTCTTCCACGTCGGCGTGCTCTTCCTGTTCCTCGGCCACAGCGCCGGCATGCTCACGCCGCACTTCCTCTACGAGCGCTTCATCGACGCGGGCAGCAAGCAGCTGGTCGCGATGGTCTCGGGCGGCGTGGCCGGCCTGCTCGGCTTCGCCGGCGTGACGATCCTGCTGCACCGCAGGCTCACCGACCCGCGCATCCGCCTGAACTCGAGGACCAGCGACATCGTGCTGCTGGTGCTGCTGTGGCTGCAGCTGGCGCTCGGCCTCGCGACCATCCCGCTGTCGGCGCAGCACCTGGACGGCGGCATGATGCTCCGCCTGGCCGAATGGGCGCAGCGCATCGTCACCTTCCGCGGCGGCGCGGACGAGCTGCTCGACGGCGCGGGCTGGGTGTTCAAGGCGCACATGTTCCTCGGCATGTCGATCTTCCTGGTCTTCCCGTTCACGCGGCTGGTCCACGTATGGAGCGGCTTCGCCACCGCCGCCTACCTGCTGCGCCCCTACCAGGTGGTGCGCAGCCGCCGGCGGCTCGAGCGGCCCGCCGCGCAGCCGGCGCCGGCCGCCGTGCCCGCGGCCCATGCGCGGCCGACCCCAGTGGTCACGCAGCCGCGGAGGGCCGCATGACGGCCGGCGCGAACGGATGCGGCAGCGGCGCCTGCGGATGCCAGGGCGCGGGCGGCGCCGACACCGGCCGCGCGGCCGCGGTCAACGGCATCGCCCTGCACCGCCCGGGCGAGCGGCCCGACGAACACACGCTGCGCGAGCTGGCGTGGACCGAACTGCTGCGGCAGGAAGCCGTGCGCCTGGGCGTGCTGCCCGCGCGGCATGTGCTGGAGGCGCCCGCGCTCGGCGACGCCGAGCAGGCCGCGATCCAGCGCATGCTGGACCGCTCAATCGAGATCCCCGCGCCCGGCGAATCCGAATGCCGCCGCTACTACGAGGCGCGCCGCGCGCATTTCGCGATCGGCCGGCGGGTGCTGGCCCGGCACATCCTCTTCGCCGTCACCCAGGGCATCGACGTGCCGGCGCTGGCCGCGCGGGCGGAGCAGTGCCTGATCGCGCTGCGCCAGCCGGCGGACTCCGCGCGCTTCGCCGAGCTGGCGCGCGAGCTGTCGAACTGCCCGAGCGGCGCCGAAGGCGGCGAGCTCGGATGGATCGGCCCGGACGACTGCGCCGACGAACTCACGGCCGAGCTGTTCCATGCCGAGGGCGCGCGCGACGCGGTCGGCCTGCATCCGCGCCTGATGCACAGCCGCTACGGCTTCCACGTCGTGGAGGTGCTGCAGCGCGACCCCGGCCGCCAGCAGTCCTTCGAGGAGGTGCGCGAGCGCATCGCCGTGCAGCTGGCCCAGCAGTCGCGCGCCAAGGCGCTGCACCAGTACATGCAGCTGCTCGCCGGCGCGGCCGACGTGGAGGGCCTGGCGCTCGAAGGCGCCGATTCGCTGCTGGTGCAATGAACGCCGAGGCCGGCCCCGACGAACTGCTGTCGCGGCTGCGCGACTTCCAGTCGGACTACTTCCCGCTGCACCAGCAGCGCTTCCAGGACCTGGTCGCGCAGGGCCAGCATCCGAAGACGCTCTTCATCGGCTGCTCGGATTCGCGCCTCGTGCCGTACCTGCTGACCGGCACCGGGCCGGGCGAGCTCTTCATCATCCGCAACGTGGGCGCCTTCGTGCCGCCCTGCGACGGCCAGCACGGGCTGCACGGCACGGTGGCCGCGATCGAATTCGCGCTGCTCGAACTGAAGGTGGAACGCATCGTGGTCTGCGGCCACAGCCACTGCGGCGCGATCCGCGCGGCCTACGAGGGCGTGCCCGCCGAGGCCGTGGCGCTGAAGTCGTGGCTGCGCCTGGCGGACGAGGCCCTGCTGCCGGTGCGCCCGGGCCCCGACGCGCTGCGGCGCAGCGAGCAGCGCGCGGTGGTGCTGCAGCTCGAACGGCTGATGGCCTACCCCATGGTGCGCAGCCGGGTGGAGCGCCGGGCGATCACGCTGCACGGCTGGCACTACGTCATCGAGGACGGCGCGGTGCACGTCTTCGACGCGCTCGCGGGCGACTTCGTGCCCGCCGCCATCGCCTCCAACAGCGGCACCGGTCCCTACCCGCCCTACGTGGAAGACGAAGCGCACGGCCCGCGCGCCGCCGCCTGCGGCTGAAGCCGTCGCCCATGCACCACGGCGAGCGCTTCAACAGCATCAGCCACCTCGTGGGCACCGGCTGCGCCTCGGGCGGCTCCGCGCTGCTCGTCGCCCACGCGAGCGCTTCGGGCGACCCGTGGAAGATCGTCGGCTTCAGCATCTACGGCGCGATGCTGGTCGCGCTCTACCTCTTCTCCACGCTCTATCACAGCCTGCGCGGCAGGGCCAAGGCGGTGATGCGCAAGTTCGACCACTGCGCGATCTACCTGCTGATCGCCGGCACCTACACGCCGTTCTCGCTCGTCTCGCTGCGCGGCCCCTGGGGCTGGACGCTGCTGGGCACGGTCTGGGGCCTGGCGCTGCTGGGCATCGCGCAGGAGATCTGGTTCGCGAAGGGGGCGCGCAGGCTGTCGCTCGCGATCTACGTGCTGATGGGGTGGATGGCGCTGGCGGCGGCCTGGCCGCTGTGGCGCGCGCTCACGCCCGGCGGCTTCGCCTGGCTGGCCGCCGGCGGGGTGGTCTACACCGCGGGCATCGGCTTCTACGCGACCGACCACCGGCTGCGCCACGGCCACGGCTTCTGGCACCTGTGCGTGCTCGCCGGCAGCGGCTGCCACTACGTCACGGTGCTGCGCTACGTCGCCTGAGCCGGTCCGGCCGCCCCGCGCCGTTCAGCTAGCCGGCGAAGA
This region of Variovorax sp. TBS-050B genomic DNA includes:
- a CDS encoding hemolysin III family protein; its protein translation is MHHGERFNSISHLVGTGCASGGSALLVAHASASGDPWKIVGFSIYGAMLVALYLFSTLYHSLRGRAKAVMRKFDHCAIYLLIAGTYTPFSLVSLRGPWGWTLLGTVWGLALLGIAQEIWFAKGARRLSLAIYVLMGWMALAAAWPLWRALTPGGFAWLAAGGVVYTAGIGFYATDHRLRHGHGFWHLCVLAGSGCHYVTVLRYVA